From the Helicobacter pylori genome, one window contains:
- a CDS encoding HugZ family heme oxygenase, which produces MLNRIIEHMNANHVEDMKGLLKKFGQVHHAENVAFKNVDPQGIVIGYNNNQTLRIEFNHEVKDPKDYKNAIIELCQSVEKTHDLKGVEEEVKAFRKDFDSVCLATLHPNGHVVCSYAPLMTDGKQYYIYVSEVAEHFAGLKNNPHNVEVMFLEDESKAKSAILRKRLRYKTNARFIERGAEFDKAFDSFIEKTGGAGGIKTIRAMQDFHLIALDFKEGRFVKGFGQAYDILGDKIAYVGDKGNPHNFAHKK; this is translated from the coding sequence TTGCTTAATCGTATTATAGAACACATGAACGCTAATCATGTAGAAGACATGAAGGGCTTGTTGAAAAAATTCGGGCAAGTCCATCACGCTGAAAATGTCGCCTTTAAAAACGTGGATCCACAAGGCATTGTGATTGGTTATAACAACAACCAAACTTTAAGGATTGAATTCAACCACGAAGTTAAAGACCCTAAAGACTACAAAAACGCTATCATTGAATTGTGTCAAAGCGTGGAAAAAACCCATGATTTAAAAGGCGTGGAAGAAGAAGTTAAAGCCTTTAGAAAAGACTTTGATTCCGTTTGTTTAGCGACCTTACACCCTAATGGGCATGTGGTATGCTCTTATGCGCCTTTAATGACAGATGGCAAACAATACTACATTTATGTGAGCGAAGTGGCTGAGCATTTTGCGGGCCTTAAAAACAACCCCCACAATGTGGAAGTGATGTTTTTAGAAGACGAGAGCAAGGCTAAATCAGCTATTTTGAGAAAACGCTTGCGTTATAAAACCAATGCGAGGTTTATTGAAAGAGGGGCGGAGTTTGACAAAGCGTTTGATTCTTTCATTGAAAAAACCGGCGGTGCTGGGGGCATTAAAACCATTCGTGCCATGCAAGATTTCCATTTGATCGCATTGGATTTCAAAGAAGGGCGTTTTGTGAAAGGCTTTGGTCAGGCTTATGATATTTTAGGCGATAAAATCGCTTATGTTGGGGATAAAGGCAACCCGCACAATTTCGCTCATAAGAAATAA
- a CDS encoding YbfB/YjiJ family MFS transporter, with protein sequence MRVFVCFLGVFVSNGLARFGYVVLIPLLILSGSLTPHQSFQLGIAVLMGYVFGSFLIQFLSPLMSLESIAKISFGLIALSFLVCYFDSIPFFWLWIWRFIAGVASSALMILVAPLSLPYVKEHKKALVGGLIFSAVGIGSVFSGFVLPWISSYNIKWAWIFLGGSCLIAFILSLVGLKTRSLRKKSVKKEESAFKIPFHLWLLLISCALNAIGFLPHTLFWVDYLIRHLNISPTIAGTSWAFFGFGATLGSLISGPMAQKLGAKEANIFILILKSIACFLPIFFHQISLLNLSIFIMGAATTANINLFSMMALKIAGAKHFAQASSWVVFSFGIFQALFSYLFTIFLGDLGYVLIFVICGVCLVLSFIVLFPIKMQTAIHK encoded by the coding sequence ATGCGCGTGTTTGTTTGCTTTTTAGGGGTTTTTGTGTCTAACGGCTTGGCTCGTTTTGGCTATGTGGTTTTAATCCCCCTACTCATTTTATCAGGGAGTTTAACCCCACACCAAAGCTTCCAATTAGGGATTGCGGTATTAATGGGCTATGTTTTTGGGAGTTTTTTAATCCAATTTTTAAGCCCGTTAATGTCATTAGAAAGCATCGCTAAAATCAGTTTTGGCTTAATCGCTTTGAGTTTTTTAGTCTGTTATTTTGATAGCATCCCTTTCTTTTGGCTTTGGATCTGGCGTTTTATCGCCGGTGTGGCTAGCAGCGCGTTAATGATTTTAGTCGCTCCTCTCTCTTTACCCTATGTCAAAGAACATAAAAAAGCCTTAGTGGGGGGGCTTATTTTTAGCGCTGTAGGCATTGGATCTGTCTTTAGCGGGTTCGTTCTGCCTTGGATTAGCTCTTATAACATCAAATGGGCATGGATTTTTTTAGGGGGCAGTTGTTTGATAGCTTTCATCCTTTCCTTGGTTGGGTTAAAAACCCGTTCTTTAAGGAAAAAATCCGTTAAAAAAGAAGAAAGCGCGTTTAAAATCCCCTTTCATTTGTGGTTATTGCTCATTTCTTGCGCGCTCAATGCGATTGGTTTTTTACCGCACACGCTTTTTTGGGTGGATTATTTGATCCGTCATTTAAATATCTCCCCCACTATCGCTGGGACTTCATGGGCGTTTTTTGGTTTTGGCGCTACGCTTGGCTCTTTAATCAGCGGCCCCATGGCTCAAAAGCTAGGGGCCAAAGAAGCCAATATCTTTATCCTCATTTTAAAATCCATCGCATGCTTTTTACCCATTTTTTTCCACCAAATCTCTTTACTCAATTTAAGCATCTTTATAATGGGAGCGGCCACGACCGCTAATATCAATTTATTCAGCATGATGGCTTTAAAAATTGCAGGCGCGAAGCATTTCGCTCAAGCGTCTTCTTGGGTGGTGTTTTCTTTTGGCATTTTCCAAGCACTTTTCTCGTATCTTTTCACGATCTTTTTAGGGGATTTGGGCTATGTTTTGATTTTTGTTATTTGTGGGGTGTGTTTGGTTTTAAGCTTCATCGTTCTTTTCCCCATTAAAATGCAAACAGCTATCCATAAATAG
- the gmk gene encoding guanylate kinase has product MNNDFNLLILSGPSGAGKSTLTKYLQEKIPKTHFSLSTTTRKPREGEVDGLHYNFVSEEEFKQGIEKGQFLEWAIVHNHYYGTSKIPVEKALKEGKIVIFDIDVQGHEILKKHYPNACSVFISTKNQEILKERLLLRGTDSKETIEKRLINAYKEMQCLESFDYLIINEDLEKSKEIILSIAKTLVHRLKAFNFEKICKAWKNESL; this is encoded by the coding sequence ATGAATAACGATTTTAATTTACTCATCCTTTCAGGCCCTAGCGGAGCGGGTAAAAGCACCCTTACAAAGTATTTGCAAGAAAAAATCCCAAAAACCCATTTTTCCCTTTCCACCACCACCAGAAAACCCAGAGAGGGCGAAGTTGATGGCTTGCATTATAACTTTGTCAGCGAAGAAGAATTCAAACAAGGCATAGAAAAAGGGCAGTTTTTAGAATGGGCGATCGTGCATAACCACTACTATGGCACTTCTAAAATCCCTGTAGAAAAAGCCTTAAAAGAGGGCAAAATCGTCATTTTTGATATTGACGTGCAAGGGCATGAGATCCTTAAAAAGCATTACCCTAACGCATGCTCAGTCTTTATTAGCACCAAAAACCAAGAGATTTTAAAAGAGCGCTTGCTTTTAAGGGGAACGGATTCTAAAGAGACGATAGAAAAACGCTTGATCAACGCTTATAAAGAAATGCAGTGCTTGGAAAGCTTTGATTACCTCATCATCAATGAAGATTTAGAAAAATCCAAAGAAATCATCTTAAGTATCGCTAAAACTTTAGTCCATCGCTTAAAAGCGTTTAATTTTGAAAAAATCTGTAAGGCTTGGAAAAACGAATCCTTGTGA
- a CDS encoding ATP-binding cassette domain-containing protein, whose protein sequence is MISNISIHPKTMFKNALNIQDFSFKSHTSTAIIGTNGSGKSTLINTILGIRSDYNFKAQNNNIPYHDNVIPQRKQLGVVSNLFNYPPGLNANDLFKFYQFFHKNCTPNLFEKNLLNKTYEHLSDGQKQRLKIDLALSHHPQLIIMDEPETSLEQNALIKLSNLINLRNTQQLTSIIATHDPIVLDSCEWVLFLKNGNITQYKPLNSILKSVAKTFNFKEKPTTKDLLVLLKDI, encoded by the coding sequence ATGATTTCTAACATCAGCATACACCCAAAAACCATGTTTAAAAACGCTTTAAATATACAAGATTTTTCATTTAAAAGTCATACTAGTACAGCCATTATTGGCACAAATGGTTCTGGAAAATCAACGCTTATCAACACTATTCTAGGCATTAGATCAGACTATAATTTTAAAGCACAAAACAATAATATTCCATACCACGACAATGTTATACCACAACGCAAGCAATTGGGAGTTGTCTCTAACCTATTCAACTACCCACCTGGATTAAACGCAAATGACCTTTTTAAATTCTATCAATTTTTTCACAAAAACTGCACTCCAAATCTATTTGAAAAAAATCTTTTGAATAAAACCTACGAACACCTAAGCGATGGACAAAAACAGCGCTTAAAGATTGACTTAGCTCTTAGCCACCACCCCCAATTAATTATTATGGATGAACCAGAAACTAGTTTAGAGCAAAACGCTCTTATAAAACTATCAAATCTCATAAACTTGCGTAATACCCAGCAACTTACAAGTATCATCGCCACTCATGATCCTATTGTCTTAGATAGTTGCGAATGGGTATTGTTCCTTAAGAATGGCAACATTACTCAATACAAACCTTTAAATTCTATATTAAAATCTGTAGCTAAAACTTTTAACTTTAAAGAAAAACCAACCACAAAAGACTTATTAGTATTACTAAAGGATATTTAA
- a CDS encoding ABC transporter permease, which produces MGEILSILKLEIKSYLTNTSALFWTFIYPILMLLLLIFVFSKNTTEIFYFNNIIGLMGLLIISSAIFGLTQAITSSRSHNIFLFYMLSPATFKQITLALIASRLIVVILYAFIFIILSFYALNIITILNFKALILGFVSVFSSALFCFCLAIFVARIFQNEQSILGFCNIINLYALMSCNVFVPLEYLPNIGQLFIKTSIFYYLNQLLIKAFQGIDTILVLATSTFFIIGGIILFLLSANRMLLTPKERMR; this is translated from the coding sequence ATGGGAGAAATTCTATCTATCCTAAAACTTGAAATCAAATCTTATCTCACCAATACAAGTGCACTATTTTGGACTTTTATTTATCCTATTTTAATGCTCCTATTACTAATTTTTGTTTTTTCAAAAAATACCACTGAAATTTTTTACTTTAATAACATTATAGGTTTAATGGGACTTCTTATTATTTCTAGCGCGATCTTTGGTCTCACACAAGCTATAACAAGCTCTAGATCGCATAATATATTCTTGTTCTACATGCTATCACCAGCAACTTTCAAACAAATAACTCTAGCATTAATCGCTTCAAGACTAATCGTTGTAATCCTATATGCTTTTATCTTTATTATTCTCTCTTTTTATGCGCTCAATATCATCACTATTCTCAATTTTAAAGCGCTTATTTTGGGGTTTGTTAGTGTTTTTTCAAGCGCATTGTTTTGTTTTTGCTTGGCAATTTTTGTAGCTAGAATTTTTCAAAACGAACAAAGCATCTTAGGATTTTGTAATATCATCAATCTCTATGCGCTAATGTCTTGTAATGTTTTTGTTCCTTTAGAATACCTACCTAATATTGGTCAATTATTTATCAAAACATCTATTTTTTACTACCTTAATCAACTTCTAATCAAAGCTTTTCAAGGGATTGATACTATACTGGTTTTAGCAACTTCAACATTTTTCATCATTGGTGGCATTATTTTATTTTTACTAAGCGCTAATCGCATGTTACTAACACCAAAAGAACGCATGCGTTAA
- the chePep gene encoding chemotaxis regulatory protein ChePep, with protein sequence MKMILFNQNPMIEKLLESVSKKLELSIENFNHYQELSARLKEDPEWLLIADDECLEKLDQVDWLELKETISQNKNSVCMYKKGNEAQPFLEGFEMKIKKPFLPTEMLKILQKKLGSNASELEPSQNSDPTQEILETNWDELENLGDLEALAKEEPNNEEQLLPTLNEQEGETPKEEAQEEVKKEEVKEMQEEIKEKEKQEVAESPQDEEKPKDDETQGSVETPKDKEVSKELETQEQVETPKEETQEQEPIKEETQENKEEKQEKTQDSPSAQELEAMQELVKEIQENSNDQENKKETQENQENTETPQDIETQELEIPKEEETQEVAEKTQAQGLEKEEIAETPQELEVQDEKLQENETLKDEKLQENETLKDEKLQENETLKDENMQENAQNLQEKETQELETPQAQDETLQEDHYESIEDIPEPVMAKAMGEELPFLNEAVAKTPNNENDTETPKESVIKTPQEKEESDKTSSPLELRLNLQDLLKSLNQESFKSLLENKTLSIKITLEDKKPNE encoded by the coding sequence ATGAAAATGATTCTATTCAACCAAAACCCCATGATTGAAAAGCTGCTTGAGAGTGTTTCTAAGAAATTAGAATTATCCATAGAAAATTTTAACCACTATCAAGAGTTATCCGCACGCCTTAAAGAAGATCCAGAATGGCTTTTGATAGCCGATGATGAATGTTTGGAAAAACTAGATCAAGTGGATTGGCTGGAGTTAAAAGAAACCATCTCTCAAAATAAAAACAGCGTGTGCATGTATAAAAAGGGCAATGAAGCGCAGCCTTTTTTAGAGGGCTTTGAGATGAAAATCAAAAAACCTTTTTTACCCACTGAAATGTTGAAAATCCTTCAAAAAAAGCTTGGCTCTAACGCAAGCGAGCTAGAGCCTAGCCAGAATTCAGACCCAACTCAAGAAATTTTAGAAACCAATTGGGATGAGTTGGAAAATCTAGGCGATTTAGAAGCCCTAGCCAAAGAAGAGCCTAACAACGAAGAGCAATTGCTCCCCACTTTAAACGAGCAAGAAGGAGAAACTCCTAAAGAAGAAGCGCAAGAAGAGGTTAAAAAAGAAGAAGTTAAAGAAATGCAAGAAGAAATTAAAGAAAAAGAAAAACAAGAAGTTGCAGAAAGCCCCCAAGATGAAGAAAAGCCTAAAGATGATGAAACGCAAGGAAGCGTTGAAACCCCCAAAGATAAAGAAGTTTCTAAAGAATTAGAAACGCAAGAACAAGTAGAAACCCCTAAAGAAGAAACGCAAGAACAAGAGCCAATCAAAGAAGAAACGCAAGAAAATAAGGAGGAAAAACAAGAGAAAACACAAGATTCCCCAAGCGCGCAAGAATTAGAAGCCATGCAAGAATTAGTCAAAGAAATCCAAGAAAATTCTAACGACCAAGAGAATAAAAAGGAAACCCAAGAAAACCAAGAAAACACAGAAACACCGCAAGATATAGAAACGCAGGAATTAGAAATTCCTAAAGAAGAAGAAACGCAAGAAGTCGCAGAAAAAACACAAGCGCAAGGATTAGAAAAAGAAGAAATTGCAGAAACGCCCCAAGAATTAGAAGTCCAAGATGAAAAACTCCAAGAAAACGAAACCCTCAAAGATGAAAAACTCCAAGAAAACGAAACCCTCAAAGATGAAAAACTCCAAGAAAACGAAACCCTCAAAGATGAAAACATGCAAGAAAACGCGCAAAATTTACAAGAAAAAGAAACGCAAGAATTAGAAACCCCACAAGCCCAAGACGAAACACTCCAAGAAGACCATTACGAAAGCATTGAAGACATTCCTGAGCCGGTGATGGCTAAAGCGATGGGGGAAGAATTGCCCTTTTTGAATGAAGCCGTTGCAAAAACCCCCAACAATGAGAATGACACAGAAACCCCTAAAGAGAGCGTTATAAAAACCCCACAAGAAAAAGAAGAAAGCGATAAAACTTCCAGCCCTCTAGAATTGCGCTTAAACTTACAAGATTTATTAAAAAGCCTGAATCAAGAGTCCTTTAAAAGCCTTTTAGAAAACAAAACCTTAAGCATTAAAATCACTTTAGAGGATAAAAAACCTAATGAATAA
- the flgH gene encoding flagellar basal body L-ring protein FlgH: MKKALYLGAVAFGVIFSMASANEPNIDFNPPNYVEETPSKEFIPELNKLGSLFGQGERPLFADRRAMKPNDLITIIVSEKASANYSSSKDYKSASGGNSTPPRLTYNGLDERKKKEAEYLDDKNNYNFTKSSNNTNFKGGGSQKKSEDLEIVLSARIIKVLENGNYFIYGNKEVLVDGEKQILKVSGVIRPYDIERNNTIQSKFLADAKIEYTNLGHLSDSNKKKFAADAMETQMPY; encoded by the coding sequence ATGAAAAAAGCGCTTTATTTAGGGGCTGTTGCGTTTGGCGTTATATTCAGCATGGCATCAGCCAATGAGCCAAACATTGATTTTAACCCTCCTAATTATGTAGAAGAAACCCCCTCTAAAGAATTTATCCCTGAATTGAACAAGTTGGGGAGTTTGTTTGGGCAGGGTGAGCGCCCCTTGTTTGCGGACAGGAGGGCGATGAAGCCTAACGATTTGATCACAATCATTGTCTCTGAAAAAGCGAGTGCGAATTATTCTAGCTCTAAAGATTATAAAAGCGCTTCAGGGGGTAACTCCACGCCCCCAAGACTCACTTATAACGGGCTAGATGAAAGAAAGAAAAAAGAAGCGGAGTATTTAGACGATAAGAATAATTACAATTTCACCAAATCCAGCAATAACACGAATTTTAAAGGCGGTGGCTCGCAAAAAAAGAGCGAAGATTTAGAGATCGTGTTGAGCGCTCGAATCATTAAGGTGCTAGAAAATGGGAATTATTTCATCTATGGGAATAAGGAAGTGCTAGTGGATGGGGAAAAGCAAATCCTTAAGGTGAGCGGGGTGATCCGCCCTTATGATATTGAAAGGAATAACACTATCCAATCCAAGTTTTTAGCTGACGCTAAGATTGAATACACGAATTTAGGGCATTTGAGCGATTCCAATAAAAAGAAATTCGCCGCTGATGCGATGGAAACCCAAATGCCTTATTAA
- the tatA gene encoding twin-arginine translocase TatA/TatE family subunit: MGGFTSIWHWVIVLLVIVLLFGAKKIPELAKGLGSGIKNFKKAVKDDEEEAKNEPKTLDAQATQAKAHESSEIKSTQKQES, translated from the coding sequence ATGGGCGGATTCACAAGCATATGGCATTGGGTCATTGTTTTATTAGTGATTGTGTTGTTATTTGGGGCTAAAAAGATCCCAGAGTTGGCTAAAGGTTTAGGCAGTGGGATTAAGAATTTCAAAAAAGCCGTGAAAGACGATGAAGAAGAGGCTAAAAACGAGCCAAAAACCCTAGACGCTCAAGCAACGCAAGCCAAAGCGCATGAGAGTAGCGAGATTAAAAGCACGCAAAAACAAGAAAGTTAA
- a CDS encoding phospholipase D-like domain-containing protein, which translates to MLNKFKKIVGVGVLVSCLGVLQAKNSLFVLPYEQRDALNSLISGISSARESVKIAIYSFTHKDIARAIKSVASRGIKVQIIYDYESNHNNKQSTIGYLDKYPNTKVCLLKGLKAKNGNYYGIMHQKVAIIDDKIVFLGSANWSKNAFENNYEVLLKTDDTETILKAKSYYQKMLEGCVGF; encoded by the coding sequence ATGTTAAACAAGTTTAAAAAAATCGTTGGCGTGGGCGTGTTAGTGAGCTGTTTAGGGGTTTTGCAAGCTAAAAACAGCTTATTTGTCTTACCTTATGAGCAAAGAGACGCTCTCAATTCTTTAATTTCTGGGATTAGCAGCGCTAGAGAGAGCGTGAAAATCGCTATTTATAGTTTCACGCACAAAGATATTGCAAGAGCCATTAAAAGCGTAGCGAGTAGGGGGATTAAGGTGCAAATCATTTATGATTATGAAAGCAATCACAATAACAAGCAATCCACTATTGGTTATTTAGACAAATACCCTAACACGAAAGTGTGCTTATTGAAAGGGCTTAAGGCTAAAAACGGGAATTATTACGGCATCATGCACCAAAAAGTGGCGATCATTGATGATAAAATCGTGTTTTTAGGCTCAGCGAATTGGAGCAAAAACGCTTTTGAAAACAATTATGAAGTGCTTCTAAAAACCGATGACACAGAGACGATCCTCAAAGCCAAGAGTTATTATCAAAAGATGCTAGAAGGTTGCGTTGGGTTTTAA
- a CDS encoding outer membrane protein, protein MRTLLKMLVGVSLLTHALMATEESAAPSWTKNLYMGFNYQTGSINLMTDIHEVREVTSYQTGYTNVMTSINSVKKLTNMGSNGIGLVMGYNHFFHPDKVLGLRYFAFLDWQGYGMRYPKGYYGGNNMITYGVGVDAIWNFFQGSFYQDDIGVDIGVFGGIAIAGNSWYIGNKGQELLGITNSSRVDNTSFQFLFNFGFKALFVDEHEFEIGFKFPTLNNKYYTTDALRVQMRRVFAFYVGYNYHF, encoded by the coding sequence TTGAGAACCTTGTTAAAAATGCTGGTTGGTGTGAGCTTACTAACACACGCTTTAATGGCTACAGAAGAAAGCGCTGCCCCCTCTTGGACAAAAAATTTGTATATGGGATTCAATTACCAAACAGGTTCTATCAATTTAATGACTGATATTCACGAAGTTAGAGAAGTGACTAGCTATCAAACCGGTTACACCAATGTAATGACTAGCATTAATAGCGTTAAAAAACTCACTAACATGGGTTCTAATGGGATTGGCTTAGTCATGGGCTATAACCACTTTTTCCATCCGGATAAAGTCTTGGGTTTGCGCTATTTTGCTTTTTTAGATTGGCAAGGCTATGGCATGAGATACCCTAAAGGCTATTATGGGGGCAACAACATGATCACTTATGGCGTGGGCGTGGATGCGATATGGAATTTCTTCCAAGGGAGTTTTTATCAAGATGATATTGGCGTGGATATTGGCGTTTTTGGGGGGATTGCGATTGCTGGGAATAGCTGGTATATTGGCAATAAAGGGCAGGAATTATTAGGCATCACTAATAGCAGTAGGGTTGATAACACCTCTTTTCAATTCCTCTTTAACTTTGGTTTCAAAGCTTTATTCGTAGATGAACATGAATTTGAAATCGGGTTTAAATTCCCCACTCTTAACAACAAATACTACACCACCGACGCGCTTAGGGTTCAAATGCGTAGGGTTTTTGCCTTTTATGTGGGGTATAATTACCACTTCTAA
- the pseF gene encoding pseudaminic acid cytidylyltransferase — protein MRAIAIVLARSSSKRVKNKNIIDFFNKPMLAYPIETALNSKLFEKVFISSDSMEYVNLAKNYGASFLNLRPKNLADDRATTLEVMAYHMKELELKDEDIACCLYGASVFLQEKHLQNACETLKQNQNTDYVFTCSPFSASPYRSFSLENGIQMAFKEHSNTRTQDLKTLYHDAGLLYMGKAQAFKEMRPIFSPNSIALELSPLEVQDIDTLEDLELAKLKYSRLKNACQ, from the coding sequence ATGAGAGCGATCGCTATTGTTTTAGCCAGAAGTTCCAGTAAAAGGGTTAAGAATAAAAATATTATTGATTTTTTCAATAAACCCATGCTCGCTTATCCTATTGAAACAGCGCTAAATTCCAAGCTCTTTGAAAAGGTGTTTATCTCTAGCGATAGCATGGAGTATGTGAATTTAGCCAAAAATTATGGGGCGAGTTTTTTGAATTTACGCCCTAAAAATTTAGCGGACGACAGAGCCACGACTTTAGAGGTGATGGCTTATCACATGAAAGAATTAGAATTAAAAGATGAAGATATTGCGTGTTGTTTGTATGGCGCTTCAGTATTTTTACAAGAAAAGCATTTACAAAACGCTTGTGAAACTTTAAAACAAAATCAAAATACGGATTATGTTTTCACATGCTCTCCCTTTAGCGCTTCGCCCTATCGTTCTTTTAGCCTTGAAAACGGCATTCAAATGGCTTTTAAAGAGCATTCAAACACGCGCACGCAAGATTTAAAAACGCTCTATCATGACGCAGGGTTGCTTTATATGGGGAAGGCTCAAGCCTTCAAAGAAATGCGGCCTATTTTTAGCCCAAATTCTATCGCTTTAGAATTATCGCCCTTAGAAGTCCAAGACATTGACACTTTAGAAGATTTAGAATTAGCCAAGCTCAAATACAGCCGTTTGAAAAACGCATGCCAGTAA
- the argS gene encoding arginine--tRNA ligase, with protein MHTLIKGVLEEVLEAEVIIEYPKDREHGHYATPIAFNLAKVFKKSPLAIAEELALKISSHEKTQGFFDRVVACKGYINFTLSLDFLERFTQKALELKEKFGSQVKSERSQKIFLEFVSANPTGPLHIGHARGAVFGDSLAKIARFLGHEVLCEYYVNDMGSQIRLLGISVWLAYREHVLKESVTYPEVFYKGEYIIEIAKKASNDLEPSLFKENEETIIEVLSGYAKDLMLLEIKGNLDALGIHFDSYASEREIFKRKDAVFDRLEKANALYEKDSKIWLKSSLYQDESDRVLIKEDKSYTYLAGDIVYHDEKFQQNYTKYINIWGADHHGYIARVKASLEFLGYDSSKLEVLLAQMVRLLKDNEPYKMSKRAGNFILIKDVIDDVGKDALRFIFLSKRLDTHLEFDVNTLKKQDSSNPIYYIHYANSRIHTMLEKSPFSKEEILKTPLKNLNAEEKYLLFSALSLPKAVESSFEEYGLQKMCEYAKTLASEFHRFYNAGKILDTPKAKELLKICLMVSLSLTNAFKLLGIEIKTKISAKD; from the coding sequence ATGCACACTCTCATTAAGGGCGTTTTAGAAGAGGTTTTAGAAGCTGAAGTCATTATTGAATACCCTAAAGACAGAGAGCATGGGCATTACGCTACGCCGATCGCCTTTAATCTCGCCAAAGTTTTTAAAAAATCGCCCTTAGCCATCGCTGAAGAATTAGCCCTTAAAATCAGCTCGCATGAAAAAACTCAAGGGTTTTTTGACCGCGTAGTGGCTTGTAAGGGCTATATCAATTTCACGCTTTCTTTAGACTTTTTGGAGCGTTTCACCCAAAAAGCTTTGGAATTGAAAGAAAAATTTGGCTCTCAAGTTAAAAGCGAACGTTCTCAAAAAATCTTTTTAGAATTTGTGAGCGCTAACCCCACAGGGCCTTTACACATAGGGCATGCTAGGGGTGCGGTGTTTGGCGATAGTTTGGCTAAAATCGCTCGCTTTTTAGGGCATGAGGTTTTGTGCGAATATTATGTCAATGACATGGGATCTCAAATCCGCTTGTTAGGGATTTCTGTATGGCTCGCTTACAGAGAGCATGTTTTAAAAGAGAGCGTAACTTATCCGGAAGTTTTTTACAAGGGCGAATACATCATTGAAATCGCCAAAAAGGCGAGTAACGATTTAGAGCCAAGCCTTTTTAAAGAAAACGAAGAAACTATCATTGAAGTTTTAAGCGGCTACGCTAAGGATTTAATGCTTTTAGAAATTAAGGGTAATTTAGACGCTTTAGGCATTCATTTTGATTCTTATGCGAGCGAAAGAGAAATTTTTAAACGTAAAGATGCGGTGTTTGACCGATTAGAAAAAGCGAACGCCCTTTATGAAAAGGATTCTAAAATCTGGCTCAAATCTTCACTCTATCAAGATGAAAGCGATCGGGTGCTGATTAAAGAAGATAAAAGCTACACTTATTTAGCCGGCGATATTGTCTATCATGATGAAAAATTCCAACAAAATTACACCAAATACATCAACATTTGGGGGGCAGATCACCACGGCTATATCGCTAGAGTGAAAGCCAGCCTTGAGTTTTTGGGCTATGATTCTAGCAAGCTTGAAGTTTTGCTCGCTCAAATGGTGCGCTTGCTCAAAGATAACGAGCCTTACAAGATGAGTAAAAGAGCGGGTAATTTTATTTTGATTAAAGATGTGATTGATGATGTGGGTAAAGACGCTTTGAGGTTTATTTTTTTGAGCAAACGGCTTGACACCCATTTAGAATTTGATGTCAATACTTTAAAAAAGCAGGACAGCTCAAACCCTATTTATTATATCCATTACGCTAATTCGCGCATCCACACCATGCTAGAAAAATCGCCTTTCTCTAAAGAAGAAATCTTGAAAACCCCTTTAAAAAATTTAAACGCCGAAGAAAAATACCTGCTTTTTAGCGCTTTAAGCTTGCCTAAGGCGGTTGAATCTTCTTTTGAAGAATACGGCTTGCAAAAAATGTGCGAATACGCAAAAACTCTCGCCTCAGAATTCCACCGCTTCTATAACGCTGGCAAAATCTTAGACACCCCTAAAGCGAAAGAGCTTTTAAAAATTTGTTTAATGGTGAGCTTGAGTTTAACTAACGCTTTCAAGCTTTTAGGCATAGAAATCAAAACCAAAATTTCCGCTAAAGATTGA